DNA from Strix aluco isolate bStrAlu1 chromosome 26, bStrAlu1.hap1, whole genome shotgun sequence:
CCTGGGCACGGCAGAGGAGTCGCTGCAGTTTCGGGCTTGGGGGTTTGGGCGCTGGCTTTGCGCAGGGTTTAATTACAGGCAGGTGGAGGGAGCTGGGTCACGCCTTCAAAGGGCACCGGGGTCCTATCCTGACCCCCCCCTCTTTAAGCGATGCCCACGCACATCCCTCCATCACCCAGGACATCTCTGCTCCGCTGGCCTCGCGGACCTGGGGCTGTTCGGAGCCAAAATCAGCCTGGATCAATCCTAACGCTGCCGTGGCCTGGCTCCGTGCGCCCCAGGGGGGATGTTCAGCCTTTCTGGGTGCCAGTGAGCCCCCCCAGGATGCTCACGGGTGGGTGGGGGCAGTGCCTGACCCCCACCCTATCTCCCACCCCAGGTTCGActaccaggagctgctgcacaaCTCCACCTTCTGCATCGTGCCCCGGGGCAGGCGCTTGGGCTCCTTCCGCTTCCTGGAGGCACTGCAGGTACAGGGTGGGTTGGGGGGGTCGGGGGATCCCCCTCCCCCGGATCTGGGGGGGGCTCTGTCCCAGCCTGTGTGGGGTCCCGCTGTAGGCCGCCTGCATCCCCGTGCTGCTGAGCGACGGCTGGGAGCTGCCCTTCGCCGAAGCCATCGACTGGGGCAAAGCTGCCGTCGTGGGCAACGAGCGGCTGCTGCTGCAGGTACCGCGGCCGGGTCCTGCCCCACGCCAGGCACGAGGGACCCCCCCATGTTGATGCCAGTGGTGGTGGAGCCCCCAGTCAAGTTTGGGGGTGAAACGTCCGCAGCCGAGCCCAGCAGCCCTCCTGTGGGTGGATGCAGGGGGGTCCCATCCAGCCCACAGTGGGGGTCCCATCCCAGCCGCAGCCCTGGGGTGGTGCTGAGCATCTCCCCAGACCCAAAGCTCTTGGGACAcctgggccagatcctgctccAGGGAGAGAAGGTGGCAGAGCCACAGCGGGGTGGTGGCACAGCATCCTTGACCACGGGGTGTCCCTGGCAATGGTGTGGAGGTGATGGAGGAGAGACAACcctgccggggggctggggggtgctgagGTGAGGAACCAGCTCCCTGGTTCCTCCCACAGATCCCCTCTGCCGTCCGCTGCATCCACCCGGAGCGCGTGCTGGCTTTCCAGCAGCAGACCCAGTTCCTGTGGGACGCCTATTTCTCCTCCGTCGACAAGATCGTGCACACCACGCTGGAGGTGAGCCCCCCCCGAACACCGCACCCCCTCCTCCCAAGCCCCCGGGGTCACAACCGGGGTGCTGAGAGCATCTCTCCGACCTCTGGCAGATCATCAAGGACCGGCTGCTCCCGcaccgctcccgctcccgctTCCTCTGGAACACGCTGCCGGGGGGGCTCCTGGCTCTGCCCGACTTCTCCACCCACCCCGGGGACTTTCCCTTCTACTACCTGCAGCACGGTAGGACCCTGCCTGCCCAGCTGAGCACGGCAAACTCAGTGCATGCCACAACACCTATCCTCTCCCCGGCCTTTTTCAGGCTCCAGCCCCTCCGAGAAGTTCACGGCTTTCATCCGGGCCGTCTCGCCGGGGGcgtccccctcccagcccctcctcAGGCTCATCCAGGCCGTCTCCAGATCCCAGTACTGCGCTCAGGTGGGGGGAGCTGAGCCCTGTGCCTCTCGGTGCAGCTcccagggatgcagcaggagggatggggcagggtcCTGTGGGCAGGGAAGGgccagggtgggggtgggggtggggagcgGGTGGCTGATGGTGTCACCTTTGGGTAGGTAGAGCTGTCCCCCCAGCCGACCGGGGTGGAGGTGGGACCACCTGAGGGTTTATTCTGGTCCAAACCACCATGAGATGGTTTTGGGgtgagctgggctggagcaggtcctgctgcagtgctgggaggggaggggggggctcagccctggctgccccaCAAACACCGATACATCAACACACCCCGACGGGCCACCCTGGCCAAACTCCTCAGACACTGGTCCTCTCCCCTGCAGATCGTGGTGCTGTGGAGCTGCGAGAAACCGCCACCACCGAGTGGGAAATGGCCCCAGAGCACCGTGCCTGTGACCATCATccagggcagggagaaggtgaGAGGAGCCGGGACATGGGCAGGGAGCTGGGACACCCACCCCATGGCCCATCCTAACCTGATTATTCCCCTCCGTAGCTCAGCGACCGCTTCTTCCCCTACGCGGCCATCCAGACAGACGCCGTGCTGAGCCTGGACGAACACACCAGCCTCTCGACCAGCGAGGTGAGGCCGTGGGCACCGCGGTCCCCAGCCCCGTGGAGCTGGGGCAAGCCCCATGCCGAGCCAGGGAGGATGCTCAGTGGGCACcgcggggctggcagggagcggTGCCcgctgtccccatgtccccacgcccAGGGCACGCTGccaggggaaggcaggggggCGGTGAACCCCCTCCCGCGACACTGTCCCCCACTCCGTGCCAGGTGGACTTTGCCTTCGTGGTGTGGCGCAGCTTCCCCGAGCGCATCGTGGGCTTCCCCACGCGGAGCCACTTCTGGGACCCCGAGCAGAGGCGCTGGGGCTACACGTCCAAGTGGACCAACGAGCTCTCCATCGTCCTCACTGCCGCCGCCTTCTACCACAGGTacccggccggggagggggccggtggggtggggggctcggccacatcctgccccccccccctcgctcCGTCCCCCAGGTATTATCACAACCTTTTCACGGAATACctgccggcggggctgcgggagcTGGTGGACGGCCTGGCCGCCTGCGAGGACATCCTGATGAACGTCCTCGTGGCCGCCGTCACCAAGATGCCGCCCATCAAGGTCACCCAGCGGAAGCAGCACAAGGAGATGGTGTCCCAGCAGGTAGGGTGCAaggatggggatgtggggaccccCCCCCGGCTGGGGAGCGGAGCCCCTCACCCCCATGCTCCCCTCCTGCCAAGGTGAAGGGCAtggcgggggcggccggcggccggCGTTTCTCCCAGCGGCAGGATTGCCTCAACCAGTTGGCAGACTGGTTCGGCTACATGCCCCTCGTGTCCTCCCAGCTGCGCCTCGACCCCGTCCTCTTCAAGGACCAGGTCTCCGTCCTGCGCAAGAAATACCCACGTTTGGAGAAACCCTGAGGGCTGCTGGGGATCGGGGTCAGGGCCGGCCCCAAGTGCCCCGTTCGTGGTGCACGGAGCCCTCCCGGAGCAGGCGGTCGCTGCTGACCGGGTTTTACTCGTTATTGGGTTTTACCAGTACAATAAAGTGGGTGGAGAGGCAGAGTCTGGCTGGTGGCTGTAGGATGTGGGGGAGTGGGCTGTGCCCGgcggggagcactgggagcaccgGTGGTTTGGTGCACCATCAGCACCCGGGCACCCTGGAAATAACCTGTGTGGCACCCGGCTGCATacgcagccccccccagcccccagccccgcggggaGGGCGAGTCCTTTGGCTTCCCAAGGGCAAACAGAGGAGCGATAAGAGGCGAGAGCGAGGCGTGTCCTCCCTCCCCCCGGCTGCGATGGgtccccccacagccccaggcCAGCCCAGCACCCCATTGCCTCCCAGCGCTccctgaagaaggaaaatgagTCGTTTCAGCTTCATTTTCCCACCAGCTGACTAGAAATAGGGAAAATTAAGGCTGCTGGCCTCCAACAGCTGCTCTCCTCCGGCCGCCGCAGCCGTGGGTCCGTCCTTGATGGCTTCGCTCCTAGCAGACAC
Protein-coding regions in this window:
- the EXTL1 gene encoding exostosin-like 1 isoform X1, which translates into the protein MQTRKKYIFLTFLASWLLLFFFGGDQLRRFAFFSRRKVEARRNWPHWTDRSLLKSFADPEELLSDGDPSLPSPRERQAARLSVYKNSRCRMETCFDFSRCEKHGFKVFSYPRERDQPLSESYSKILASIERSRYYTPNPEEACLFILSIDTLDRDHLSGQYVRNVDEKIRSFPLWNGGRNHLIFNLYSGTWPNYTEDLGFDIGQAILAKASFYTESFRPGFDISIPLFSKDHPQRGGEKGWLYQDSIPPKKKYLLVFKGKRYLTGIGSGTRNALHHIHNGKDIISLTTCKHGKDWEKHKDTRCDKDNVDYEKFDYQELLHNSTFCIVPRGRRLGSFRFLEALQAACIPVLLSDGWELPFAEAIDWGKAAVVGNERLLLQIPSAVRCIHPERVLAFQQQTQFLWDAYFSSVDKIVHTTLEIIKDRLLPHRSRSRFLWNTLPGGLLALPDFSTHPGDFPFYYLQHGSSPSEKFTAFIRAVSPGASPSQPLLRLIQAVSRSQYCAQIVVLWSCEKPPPPSGKWPQSTVPVTIIQGREKLSDRFFPYAAIQTDAVLSLDEHTSLSTSEVDFAFVVWRSFPERIVGFPTRSHFWDPEQRRWGYTSKWTNELSIVLTAAAFYHRYYHNLFTEYLPAGLRELVDGLAACEDILMNVLVAAVTKMPPIKVTQRKQHKEMVSQQVKGMAGAAGGRRFSQRQDCLNQLADWFGYMPLVSSQLRLDPVLFKDQVSVLRKKYPRLEKP
- the EXTL1 gene encoding exostosin-like 1 isoform X2 — encoded protein: MQTRKKYIFLTFLASWLLLFFFGGDQLRRFAFFSRRKVEARRNWPHWTDRSLLKSFADPEELLSDGDPSLPSPRERQAARLSVYKNSRCRMETCFDFSRCEKHGFKVFSYPRERDQPLSESYSKILASIERSRYYTPNPEEACLFILSIDTLDRDHLSGQYVRNVDEKIRSFPLWNGGRNHLIFNLYSGTWPNYTEDLGFDIGQAILAKASFYTESFRPGFDISIPLFSKDHPQRGGEKGWLYQDSIPPKKKYLLVFKGKRYLTGIGSGTRNALHHIHNGKDIISLTTCKHGKDWEKHKDTRCDKDNVDYEKFDYQELLHNSTFCIVPRGRRLGSFRFLEALQAACIPVLLSDGWELPFAEAIDWGKAAVVGNERLLLQIPSAVRCIHPERVLAFQQQTQFLWDAYFSSVDKIVHTTLEIIKDRLLPHRSRSRFLWNTLPGGLLALPDFSTHPGDFPFYYLQHGSSPSEKFTAFIRAVSPGASPSQPLLRLIQAVSRSQYCAQIVVLWSCEKPPPPSGKWPQSTVPVTIIQGREKLSDRFFPYAAIQTDAVLSLDEHTSLSTSEVDFAFVVWRSFPERIVGFPTRSHFWDPEQRRWGYTSKWTNELSIVLTAAAFYHRYYHNLFTEYLPAGLRELVDGLAACEDILMNVLVAAVTKMPPIKVTQRKQHKEMVSQQLRLDPVLFKDQVSVLRKKYPRLEKP